The proteins below come from a single Bombus pyrosoma isolate SC7728 linkage group LG10, ASM1482585v1, whole genome shotgun sequence genomic window:
- the LOC122571873 gene encoding uncharacterized protein DDB_G0287625 isoform X1 gives MFGTKLRTWMEAHIVRSKKKKDRKGKGEKGFDSNSNSPRNGSHRSPALHQVHPVDSPSRNVDEIRLHGEDGNRCGTVTASSGTSAGTGSVNLSSPESAYSTGYSTDGTSPGTSYPPEYYINIRTGTHYFQSNANANAGTATGNYSNNNNNNSSSKNNNNNNNGRPKKPSDSSDLPVASASLLSGRSRHGRFEGNVEPSVSGCATMFSTATMTMDKLGKDVVRSNEYGRTSKISTRQTLQSDAIRFVKQIGERLPEEDVSVQRSAIPKERRTEESFSAESSRSNLTEPPPPSSIPPPLLSPTVQSPRERSRIRTNPWLSANSSGSSTTTGFKSRLNIDDTSSGSGLKLTESSGSASDVNASSARVGRARRELKQESLSAGRSPINQNWRIASGMEIRPKIALSVQRRNSSSSSTSSGSSTNSSSSDGGSNVSSVAGSNGTGGSSSNDNEDGNRHGNEKENGNGNGNRNGSSASSITRSARSSEDDITLNEMMGKFDESYVYEKETDILSDSDPTDCEDYIESLSDLDAVRDGADENDPLGNDDFDYIDNGSFLDLDNLDCTGRFTNTGHCTYFAFAGELARRSSRLRESLMKRRNRDDAATAAAAAMLQRTISAKNTAKKQTARHKKQPTDEKQQSSEKRKKRSSQRRKPNFDKRDPNTSVIGVIGRNNDRNGDDDDNNDDDDEETAANLNRVLVERMLLKNSGFNQGSRSVGGTPICLRRKKQNCDVNKNLSPLRSTDERSSAGRLVTGDLDVVKRRSNSVSYVNGNLVRRRLTTTDNNTYMTTFASEIALIEADKEADKKYRELILEAENILVNMQKNQTSLPIVPSPSRKFHNGLTNKRVELIKNTELNIELALSKSRNSQPELQSGSIKDLEHTSPKRQQFVQPCSPMRRFVERNVSPPVPGTTAATFQSSSIKCSIDSPLVSRRKATATVSQRQSPDKSMLRCSRPRVYENQDPDDYDGRRVNTRMATASTTNSPSAVTMFNCNGIVGSDQCATRSQTSPYLVNRPRCTFLSHTDSFPGISRRELRASKSSLNAVTKEEGVTSSSSDSEERCDVRRRAPLMTFRSVDMGPIKEGSSYCPQSEPVKRKVYAGSATYGRIQKTLGEHVTLRNSDGDTATDDTDDSRRSLKEKVARLRQERMAANASVNAQDSQIFQHQLSRLRRQMLMQTIEGLKRSLEDQSATLKQTCLEPINCQSNNGLGAKLSSIPSVGRNKHFPDHVVRSLDIYE, from the exons ATGTTTGGAACGAAACTGCGCACATGGATGGAAGCACATATCGTGcgatcgaaaaagaaaaaggaccGAAAGGGCAAGGGGGAAAAGGGTTTCGATTCCAATTCCAATTCTCCTCGAAACGGGTCTCACAGGTCCCCCGCGTTGCACCAA GTTCATCCGGTAGATTCGCCGTCGAGGAACGTGGACGAAATTCGATTGCACGGAGAGGATGGTAATCGATGCGGTACCGTGACCGCGTCCTCTGGTACGTCCGCGGGCACCGGTAGCGTCAACCTCTCTTCTCCGGAAAGCGCCTACAGTACCGGATACTCGACGGACGGTACCTCACCCGGAACCAGTTATCCACCGGAATATTACATCAACATCAGGACCGGCACCCATTACTTTCAGAGTAACGCCAACGCCAATGCCGGCACAGCCACAGGCAACTACagtaacaacaacaacaacaacagtaGCAGCAagaacaataacaataataacaacgGCAGACCGAAGAAACCGAGCGATTCGTCGGACTTGCCGGTCGCATCCGCTTCTTTGCTCTCAGGACGCAGCAGACATGGAAGGTTCGAGGGCAACGTCGAACCTTCCGTTTCTGGTTGTGCCACGATGTTCTCTACGGCAACTATGACGATGGACAAGTTGGGGAAAGACGTCGTTCGATCCAACGAGTATGGGAGGACGAGTAAG ATATCGACTCGACAGACGTTGCAAAGTGACGCGATTCGCTTTGTCAAACAGATCGGCGAACGTCTTCCGGAAGAGGATGTGTCGGTGCAGCGATCGGCGATACCGAAGGAGAGGCGGACTGAGGAATCCTTCTCAGCGGAATCTTCGAGGAGCAATTTGACCGAGCCACCGCCGCCTTCCTCCATACCGCCGCCATTGCTCTCACCGACCGTTCAATCGCCGCGCGAACGCTCGCGAATCCGGACGAATCCGTGGCTGTCGGCCAACTCTTCCGGCTCGAGTACCACCACCGGCTTCAAATCGAGGTTGAATATCGACGATACCAGCAGCGGTTCTGGCCTGAAGCTCACGGAATCGTCTGGGAGCGCGAGTGACGTAAACGCGAGCAGTGCGCGAGTAGGACGAGCCAGAAGAGAATTGAAACAGGAGAGTCTCAGCGCCGGAAGGAGTCC GATAAATCAAAATTGGAGAATAGCATCTGGCATGGAGATTCGACCGAAGATAGCTTTATCCGTGCAAAGACGCAACAGCAGCAGTAGCAGCACCAGTAGCGGCAGTAGCActaacagcagcagcagcgaCGGCGGTAGCAACGTAAGCAGCGTTGCCGGTAGCAACGGTACCGGCGGTAGTAGCAGCAACGACAACGAGGACGGAAATAGGCACGGGAATGAGAAGGAAAATGGAAACGGAAACGGTAATAGAAACGGTTCGTCCGCGTCGTCGATCACGCGAAGCGCCAGATCATCCGAAGACGATATCACCTTGAACGAGATGATGGGCAAATTTGACGAAAGTTACGTTTACGAGAAGGAGACGGACATTTTGTCCGACAGCGATCCGACCGATTGCGAGGACTACATCGAATCTCTGTCTGATCTGGACGCTGTTAGAGACGGTGCCGATGAAAACGACCCTCTCGGCAACGATGACTTCGACTATATCGACAACGGTTCGTTCCTCGATCTCGACAATCTCGATTGCACCGGACGTTTCACCAACACCGGACACTGTACTTATTTCGCGTTCGCCGGCGAACTCGCTCGACGGAGCAGCAGACTGCGAGAGTCGTTGATGAAGCGGAGGAACAGGGACGACGCGGCGACGGCGGCCGCGGCGGCGATGCTTCAGAG AACGATCAGCGCGAAGAATACCGCGAAGAAGCAAACAGCGCGACACAAGAAGCAACCAACAGACGAGAAGCAGCAGTCGAGCGAGAAACGGAAAAAGAGATCCTCACAGCGCAGGAAACCGAATTTCGACAAACGCGACCCGAATACCAGCGTAATAGGAGTCATTGGTCGCAATAACGACCGTAACggtgacgacgacgacaacaacgacgacgatgacgaagaAACGGCGGCAAACTTGAACCGCGTGCTGGTCGAGAGAATGCTGCTTAAAAACTCGGGCTTCAATCAGGGTAGTAGAAGCGTCGGTGGTACACCGATTTGTTTGCGTCGCAAGAAACAAAATTGCGACGTGAACAAAAATTTGTCACCGCTCCGATCGACCGACGAACGATCGTCTGCCGGCCGGCTCGTCACCGGTGATCTCGATGTCGTCAAGAGACGTTCCAATTCG GTGAGCTACGTGAACGGAAACCTCGTCAGGCGGCGGCTAACTACCACCGACAACAACACCTATATGACAACGTTCGCCTCCGAGATCGCTCTGATCGAGGCCGATAAGGAAGCGGACAAAAAGTATCGAGAATTGATTCTCGAGGCAGAGAACATTTTGGTGAACATGCAAAAGAATCAAACCAGCTTACCCATCGTACCATCACCCTCCCGAAAGTTTCACAACGGACTGACGAACAAACGGGTCGAACTCATCAAAAATACAGAGCTGAATATCGAACTTGCCCTCTCCAAGAGTAGGAACTCGCAGCCGGAATTGCAGAGTGGCAGCATCAAGGATCTCGAGCATACCAGTCCCAAGAGGCAGCAGTTCGTTCAACCATGTTCTCCGATGCGACGATTCGTCGAGCGAAACGTTTCCCCACCGGTGCCCGGTACGACAGCAGCCACGTTTCAATCGAGCTCGATCAAATGCTCCATCGACTCCCCTCTCGTTTCGAGAAGAAAGGCGACGGCGACGGTGAGCCAACGGCAGTCGCCCGATAAAAGTATGCTTCGTTGCTCTCGGCCGAGGGTTTACGAGAATCAGGATCCCGATGATTACGATGGACGGCGAGTAAACACGAGAATGGCGACGGCGTCCACGACCAATTCACCATCAGCAGTGACAATGTTCAATTGCAACGGTATCGTCGGTTCGGATCAGTGCGCCACGCGCTCTCAAACTTCCCCTTACCTCGTCAACAGGCCTCGTTGCACCTTTTTATCGCACACAGATTCTTTCCCCGGAATAAGTCGAAGAGAACTGCGCGCCTCGAAATCGTCGCTCAACGCCGTAACCAAGGAGGAGGGAGTAACGTCGAGTTCCTCGGACTCGGAGGAAAGATGCGACGTCAGGAGGCGAGCACCTCTAATGACTTTCAG GTCGGTCGATATGGGCCCCATAAAAGAAGGATCCTCCTATTGTCCGCAAAGCGAGCCGGTCAAGAGGAAAGTGTACGCAGGCAGTGCTACCTATGGCAGGATACAAAAAACTTTAGGGGAGCACGTCACGTTGAGAAATTCGGACGGGGATACCGCCACCGACGATACCG ATGATTCGAGGAGATCTCTGAAAGAAAAAGTGGCTAGGCTTCGTCAAGAACGGATGGCCGCAAACGCGTCCGTAAACGCTCAGGATTCGCAGATCTTCCAGCATCAATTGTCCCGACTGCGAAGGCAAATGCTGATGCAAACGATCGAGGGCCTGAAACGAAGTCTCGAGGATCAGTCCGCGACTTTGAAGCAGACGTGTTTGGAACCG
- the LOC122571873 gene encoding uncharacterized protein DDB_G0287625 isoform X2, whose product MFGTKLRTWMEAHIVRSKKKKDRKGKGEKGFDSNSNSPRNGSHRSPALHQVHPVDSPSRNVDEIRLHGEDGNRCGTVTASSGTSAGTGSVNLSSPESAYSTGYSTDGTSPGTSYPPEYYINIRTGTHYFQSNANANAGTATGNYSNNNNNNSSSKNNNNNNNGRPKKPSDSSDLPVASASLLSGRSRHGRFEGNVEPSVSGCATMFSTATMTMDKLGKDVVRSNEYGRTSKIGERLPEEDVSVQRSAIPKERRTEESFSAESSRSNLTEPPPPSSIPPPLLSPTVQSPRERSRIRTNPWLSANSSGSSTTTGFKSRLNIDDTSSGSGLKLTESSGSASDVNASSARVGRARRELKQESLSAGRSPINQNWRIASGMEIRPKIALSVQRRNSSSSSTSSGSSTNSSSSDGGSNVSSVAGSNGTGGSSSNDNEDGNRHGNEKENGNGNGNRNGSSASSITRSARSSEDDITLNEMMGKFDESYVYEKETDILSDSDPTDCEDYIESLSDLDAVRDGADENDPLGNDDFDYIDNGSFLDLDNLDCTGRFTNTGHCTYFAFAGELARRSSRLRESLMKRRNRDDAATAAAAAMLQRTISAKNTAKKQTARHKKQPTDEKQQSSEKRKKRSSQRRKPNFDKRDPNTSVIGVIGRNNDRNGDDDDNNDDDDEETAANLNRVLVERMLLKNSGFNQGSRSVGGTPICLRRKKQNCDVNKNLSPLRSTDERSSAGRLVTGDLDVVKRRSNSVSYVNGNLVRRRLTTTDNNTYMTTFASEIALIEADKEADKKYRELILEAENILVNMQKNQTSLPIVPSPSRKFHNGLTNKRVELIKNTELNIELALSKSRNSQPELQSGSIKDLEHTSPKRQQFVQPCSPMRRFVERNVSPPVPGTTAATFQSSSIKCSIDSPLVSRRKATATVSQRQSPDKSMLRCSRPRVYENQDPDDYDGRRVNTRMATASTTNSPSAVTMFNCNGIVGSDQCATRSQTSPYLVNRPRCTFLSHTDSFPGISRRELRASKSSLNAVTKEEGVTSSSSDSEERCDVRRRAPLMTFRSVDMGPIKEGSSYCPQSEPVKRKVYAGSATYGRIQKTLGEHVTLRNSDGDTATDDTDDSRRSLKEKVARLRQERMAANASVNAQDSQIFQHQLSRLRRQMLMQTIEGLKRSLEDQSATLKQTCLEPINCQSNNGLGAKLSSIPSVGRNKHFPDHVVRSLDIYE is encoded by the exons ATGTTTGGAACGAAACTGCGCACATGGATGGAAGCACATATCGTGcgatcgaaaaagaaaaaggaccGAAAGGGCAAGGGGGAAAAGGGTTTCGATTCCAATTCCAATTCTCCTCGAAACGGGTCTCACAGGTCCCCCGCGTTGCACCAA GTTCATCCGGTAGATTCGCCGTCGAGGAACGTGGACGAAATTCGATTGCACGGAGAGGATGGTAATCGATGCGGTACCGTGACCGCGTCCTCTGGTACGTCCGCGGGCACCGGTAGCGTCAACCTCTCTTCTCCGGAAAGCGCCTACAGTACCGGATACTCGACGGACGGTACCTCACCCGGAACCAGTTATCCACCGGAATATTACATCAACATCAGGACCGGCACCCATTACTTTCAGAGTAACGCCAACGCCAATGCCGGCACAGCCACAGGCAACTACagtaacaacaacaacaacaacagtaGCAGCAagaacaataacaataataacaacgGCAGACCGAAGAAACCGAGCGATTCGTCGGACTTGCCGGTCGCATCCGCTTCTTTGCTCTCAGGACGCAGCAGACATGGAAGGTTCGAGGGCAACGTCGAACCTTCCGTTTCTGGTTGTGCCACGATGTTCTCTACGGCAACTATGACGATGGACAAGTTGGGGAAAGACGTCGTTCGATCCAACGAGTATGGGAGGACGAGTAAG ATCGGCGAACGTCTTCCGGAAGAGGATGTGTCGGTGCAGCGATCGGCGATACCGAAGGAGAGGCGGACTGAGGAATCCTTCTCAGCGGAATCTTCGAGGAGCAATTTGACCGAGCCACCGCCGCCTTCCTCCATACCGCCGCCATTGCTCTCACCGACCGTTCAATCGCCGCGCGAACGCTCGCGAATCCGGACGAATCCGTGGCTGTCGGCCAACTCTTCCGGCTCGAGTACCACCACCGGCTTCAAATCGAGGTTGAATATCGACGATACCAGCAGCGGTTCTGGCCTGAAGCTCACGGAATCGTCTGGGAGCGCGAGTGACGTAAACGCGAGCAGTGCGCGAGTAGGACGAGCCAGAAGAGAATTGAAACAGGAGAGTCTCAGCGCCGGAAGGAGTCC GATAAATCAAAATTGGAGAATAGCATCTGGCATGGAGATTCGACCGAAGATAGCTTTATCCGTGCAAAGACGCAACAGCAGCAGTAGCAGCACCAGTAGCGGCAGTAGCActaacagcagcagcagcgaCGGCGGTAGCAACGTAAGCAGCGTTGCCGGTAGCAACGGTACCGGCGGTAGTAGCAGCAACGACAACGAGGACGGAAATAGGCACGGGAATGAGAAGGAAAATGGAAACGGAAACGGTAATAGAAACGGTTCGTCCGCGTCGTCGATCACGCGAAGCGCCAGATCATCCGAAGACGATATCACCTTGAACGAGATGATGGGCAAATTTGACGAAAGTTACGTTTACGAGAAGGAGACGGACATTTTGTCCGACAGCGATCCGACCGATTGCGAGGACTACATCGAATCTCTGTCTGATCTGGACGCTGTTAGAGACGGTGCCGATGAAAACGACCCTCTCGGCAACGATGACTTCGACTATATCGACAACGGTTCGTTCCTCGATCTCGACAATCTCGATTGCACCGGACGTTTCACCAACACCGGACACTGTACTTATTTCGCGTTCGCCGGCGAACTCGCTCGACGGAGCAGCAGACTGCGAGAGTCGTTGATGAAGCGGAGGAACAGGGACGACGCGGCGACGGCGGCCGCGGCGGCGATGCTTCAGAG AACGATCAGCGCGAAGAATACCGCGAAGAAGCAAACAGCGCGACACAAGAAGCAACCAACAGACGAGAAGCAGCAGTCGAGCGAGAAACGGAAAAAGAGATCCTCACAGCGCAGGAAACCGAATTTCGACAAACGCGACCCGAATACCAGCGTAATAGGAGTCATTGGTCGCAATAACGACCGTAACggtgacgacgacgacaacaacgacgacgatgacgaagaAACGGCGGCAAACTTGAACCGCGTGCTGGTCGAGAGAATGCTGCTTAAAAACTCGGGCTTCAATCAGGGTAGTAGAAGCGTCGGTGGTACACCGATTTGTTTGCGTCGCAAGAAACAAAATTGCGACGTGAACAAAAATTTGTCACCGCTCCGATCGACCGACGAACGATCGTCTGCCGGCCGGCTCGTCACCGGTGATCTCGATGTCGTCAAGAGACGTTCCAATTCG GTGAGCTACGTGAACGGAAACCTCGTCAGGCGGCGGCTAACTACCACCGACAACAACACCTATATGACAACGTTCGCCTCCGAGATCGCTCTGATCGAGGCCGATAAGGAAGCGGACAAAAAGTATCGAGAATTGATTCTCGAGGCAGAGAACATTTTGGTGAACATGCAAAAGAATCAAACCAGCTTACCCATCGTACCATCACCCTCCCGAAAGTTTCACAACGGACTGACGAACAAACGGGTCGAACTCATCAAAAATACAGAGCTGAATATCGAACTTGCCCTCTCCAAGAGTAGGAACTCGCAGCCGGAATTGCAGAGTGGCAGCATCAAGGATCTCGAGCATACCAGTCCCAAGAGGCAGCAGTTCGTTCAACCATGTTCTCCGATGCGACGATTCGTCGAGCGAAACGTTTCCCCACCGGTGCCCGGTACGACAGCAGCCACGTTTCAATCGAGCTCGATCAAATGCTCCATCGACTCCCCTCTCGTTTCGAGAAGAAAGGCGACGGCGACGGTGAGCCAACGGCAGTCGCCCGATAAAAGTATGCTTCGTTGCTCTCGGCCGAGGGTTTACGAGAATCAGGATCCCGATGATTACGATGGACGGCGAGTAAACACGAGAATGGCGACGGCGTCCACGACCAATTCACCATCAGCAGTGACAATGTTCAATTGCAACGGTATCGTCGGTTCGGATCAGTGCGCCACGCGCTCTCAAACTTCCCCTTACCTCGTCAACAGGCCTCGTTGCACCTTTTTATCGCACACAGATTCTTTCCCCGGAATAAGTCGAAGAGAACTGCGCGCCTCGAAATCGTCGCTCAACGCCGTAACCAAGGAGGAGGGAGTAACGTCGAGTTCCTCGGACTCGGAGGAAAGATGCGACGTCAGGAGGCGAGCACCTCTAATGACTTTCAG GTCGGTCGATATGGGCCCCATAAAAGAAGGATCCTCCTATTGTCCGCAAAGCGAGCCGGTCAAGAGGAAAGTGTACGCAGGCAGTGCTACCTATGGCAGGATACAAAAAACTTTAGGGGAGCACGTCACGTTGAGAAATTCGGACGGGGATACCGCCACCGACGATACCG ATGATTCGAGGAGATCTCTGAAAGAAAAAGTGGCTAGGCTTCGTCAAGAACGGATGGCCGCAAACGCGTCCGTAAACGCTCAGGATTCGCAGATCTTCCAGCATCAATTGTCCCGACTGCGAAGGCAAATGCTGATGCAAACGATCGAGGGCCTGAAACGAAGTCTCGAGGATCAGTCCGCGACTTTGAAGCAGACGTGTTTGGAACCG